From Nycticebus coucang isolate mNycCou1 chromosome 6, mNycCou1.pri, whole genome shotgun sequence, the proteins below share one genomic window:
- the LOC128587421 gene encoding 60S ribosomal protein L21-like, with translation MTNTKGKRRGTRYMFSRPFRKHGVVPLATYMRIYKKGDIVDIKGMGTVQKGMPHKCYHGKTGRVYSVTQHAVGIVVNKQVKGKILAKRINVRIEHIKHSKSRDSFLKRVKENDQKKKEAKEKGTWVQLKRQPAPPREAHFVRTNGKEPELLEPIPYEFMA, from the coding sequence atgacaaacacaaagggaaagaggagaggcacccgatacatgttctctaggccttttagaaaacatggagttgttcctttggccacatatatgcgaatctacaagaaaggtgatattgtagacatcaagggaatgggtactgttcaaaaaggcatgccacacaaatgttaccatggcaaaactggaagagtctacagtgttacccagcatgctgttggcattgttgtaaacaaacaagttaagggcaagatcctcgcgaagaggattaatgttcgtattgagcatattaagcactctaagagccgagatagcttcctgaaacgtgtgaaggaaaatgatcagaaaaagaaggaagccaaagagaaaggtacctgggttcaactgaagcgccaacctgcgccacccagagaagcccactttgtgagaactaacggaaaggagcctgagctcctggaacccattccctatgaattcatggcataa